In one Mycobacteroides chelonae genomic region, the following are encoded:
- a CDS encoding DUF6159 family protein: MASSNALPTSWDIFKTSIRLLRRHRTLALFPVAAGISAALFIVILITLGLLLPPGIDKTAPQFIRAALTVDYLILWYLVMFWLTALITQADAALEGRKPIFANGFRTAARYRWRLVPWVLIDAAVTWGIGVIDENLLYVGSLVHVLFIGRFLDLVWRAVSFQVLPAIVLHDARTTDAIKASKSVLRRVLTKNVLAQVGLRIFTLVLVLPGAALLFAAATVGQGVLAGLLGLCGGLWIAAAVLTAVTVSGIYQTVLYRSAAASNTT, encoded by the coding sequence GTGGCTTCTTCCAACGCACTGCCGACATCGTGGGACATTTTCAAGACATCGATACGCCTCCTGCGCCGTCACAGGACGCTCGCGCTCTTCCCCGTCGCTGCCGGCATCTCTGCGGCGCTGTTCATCGTGATCTTGATAACCCTGGGACTTCTCTTGCCGCCGGGCATCGACAAGACTGCGCCACAGTTCATCCGTGCCGCGCTGACCGTCGACTACCTCATCCTGTGGTACCTCGTGATGTTCTGGCTCACGGCCCTCATAACACAGGCGGACGCCGCACTGGAGGGTCGAAAGCCGATCTTCGCCAACGGTTTCCGGACAGCAGCCCGCTACCGCTGGCGGCTAGTCCCCTGGGTTCTCATCGATGCGGCCGTCACCTGGGGCATTGGTGTCATCGACGAGAATCTCCTGTATGTCGGGAGCCTCGTGCACGTTCTCTTCATCGGACGTTTTCTCGACCTCGTCTGGCGCGCAGTCTCATTCCAGGTGCTTCCGGCAATCGTCCTGCACGACGCACGCACCACGGATGCCATCAAGGCCTCCAAGAGCGTCCTCCGGCGCGTGCTGACCAAAAATGTCCTTGCCCAGGTGGGTCTTCGCATCTTCACCCTGGTGCTGGTACTGCCAGGTGCGGCTTTGCTTTTCGCCGCCGCCACGGTGGGCCAAGGAGTGCTCGCGGGCCTGCTCGGACTGTGCGGTGGTCTCTGGATCGCGGCCGCAGTCTTGACCGCCGTGACCGTCAGCGGGATTTATCAAACGGTGCTGTACCGAAGCGCAGCCGCGTCAAACACAACCTAG
- the pyrH gene encoding UMP kinase has protein sequence MTRDVSRTGYKRVLLKLGGEMFGGGAVGLDPDVVHRVASQIAEVVRSGAEVAVVIGGGNFFRGAQLQQRGMERTRSDYMGMLGTVMNSLALQDFLEKEGIVTRVQTAITMGQVAEPYIPLRARRHLEKGRVVIFGAGMGLPYFSTDTTAAQRALEIGAEVVLMAKAVDGIFTDDPRANPDAEFLPEITHREVIDRGLQVADATAFSLCMDNRMPILVFNLLTEGNIARAVAGEKIGTLVTP, from the coding sequence ATGACTCGCGATGTGAGCCGCACCGGATATAAGCGGGTGCTGCTCAAGCTCGGCGGCGAGATGTTCGGCGGGGGAGCTGTCGGTCTTGACCCGGATGTGGTCCATAGGGTGGCCAGCCAAATTGCCGAGGTGGTTCGCAGCGGTGCCGAGGTGGCGGTCGTCATCGGCGGTGGCAACTTCTTCCGTGGCGCGCAGCTGCAGCAGCGCGGGATGGAACGGACGCGCTCGGACTACATGGGCATGCTCGGCACCGTCATGAATAGCCTTGCACTGCAAGACTTTCTGGAAAAAGAAGGCATTGTCACGCGCGTGCAGACGGCTATCACCATGGGCCAGGTTGCCGAACCGTACATCCCGCTGCGGGCCAGGAGGCATCTCGAGAAGGGCCGCGTTGTCATCTTCGGTGCCGGCATGGGATTGCCGTACTTCTCCACCGACACCACTGCGGCACAGCGCGCGCTGGAGATCGGCGCCGAGGTGGTGCTGATGGCCAAGGCGGTCGACGGCATCTTCACCGATGACCCGCGCGCCAATCCTGACGCCGAGTTCCTGCCGGAGATCACGCACCGCGAGGTCATTGATCGCGGATTGCAGGTCGCCGATGCCACCGCGTTCAGCCTGTGTATGGACAACCGGATGCCAATCCTGGTGTTCAACCTGCTTACCGAAGGCAATATCGCCAGGGCGGTCGCAGGTGAGAAGATCGGAACGCTGGTAACACCATGA
- the pnuC gene encoding nicotinamide riboside transporter PnuC encodes MDWTELIGSLAGVLFVILAVRQNIWTFPVAIVSSLFYIVVFSRQTLYADAALQVMFIALAAQGWYLWRRGSPDRHGVVVRRTPRRAWLPLALSLAVLVAALYAFLITFTDSNAPQLDSVITGLSIVSQFMMNRKWIENWALWIITDTFSVGVYLFKGLNLTAGLYAFLTVMAAVGLWSWRKELRTETTVDSV; translated from the coding sequence GTGGACTGGACAGAGCTAATCGGCAGCCTGGCCGGTGTGCTGTTCGTGATCCTCGCTGTCCGCCAGAATATTTGGACCTTCCCGGTCGCGATCGTCAGCTCGCTGTTCTACATCGTGGTCTTTAGCCGGCAGACCCTGTACGCCGACGCTGCCCTGCAGGTCATGTTTATCGCGCTGGCCGCTCAGGGCTGGTACCTGTGGCGGCGGGGAAGCCCGGATCGGCATGGTGTCGTGGTGCGGCGGACGCCACGGCGGGCGTGGCTGCCGTTGGCGTTGTCCCTGGCGGTCCTGGTGGCGGCACTGTATGCGTTCCTGATCACGTTCACCGATTCCAATGCCCCTCAGCTTGATTCGGTGATCACCGGGCTCAGTATCGTCTCCCAATTCATGATGAACCGAAAATGGATCGAGAATTGGGCACTCTGGATCATCACCGACACGTTCTCCGTAGGTGTTTATCTGTTCAAGGGGTTGAACCTGACGGCAGGTCTATACGCGTTTCTCACCGTGATGGCCGCCGTCGGGCTATGGAGCTGGCGCAAAGAATTGCGGACGGAGACGACCGTCGACTCGGTATGA
- a CDS encoding uridine kinase family protein: protein MATPAPLRSFAWLATIISESEPHCGDVRVVAVDGRGAAGKSTFAARLHTAVSATTPSTALLHTDDFASWETFFGWWPRFEEQILAPWAHGNLARYRRYDWTTREFGPPEQCAPPSVLILEGVGSGRAAADRWLSSLIWVQTGQLTRRRRAEVRDGEELREFWRLWLNEEEAHFRRDPTAARADLIVDGDPAVPPDDPDRDFLLGR from the coding sequence ATGGCGACACCGGCACCACTGCGAAGCTTCGCGTGGCTGGCCACGATCATCAGCGAGAGCGAGCCACACTGCGGCGATGTGCGTGTTGTGGCCGTCGACGGCAGGGGCGCCGCCGGCAAGAGCACCTTTGCTGCACGACTACACACAGCGGTATCGGCGACAACCCCGTCCACGGCACTGCTGCACACCGACGACTTCGCGTCCTGGGAGACGTTCTTCGGGTGGTGGCCGCGGTTCGAGGAGCAGATTCTCGCGCCCTGGGCGCACGGCAACTTGGCGCGGTACCGGCGCTACGACTGGACGACCCGAGAATTCGGCCCACCGGAGCAGTGCGCACCGCCGTCGGTGCTGATTCTCGAGGGCGTCGGCTCGGGCCGCGCAGCCGCCGACCGCTGGTTGAGTTCGCTGATCTGGGTGCAGACCGGCCAACTGACCCGTAGGCGCCGGGCGGAGGTTCGCGATGGCGAGGAGCTCCGCGAGTTCTGGCGATTGTGGCTCAACGAGGAGGAAGCGCACTTCCGCCGGGATCCCACCGCGGCCCGCGCCGACCTCATCGTCGACGGCGATCCCGCGGTGCCACCGGACGACCCCGACCGCGACTTCCTGCTCGGCCGTTAA
- the frr gene encoding ribosome recycling factor, which translates to MIDEVLLDAEEKMEKAVSVARDDFATIRTGRANPGMFQRVVIDYYGTITPITQIAGINVPEARLVVIKPYEANQLKAIEEAIRNSDLGLNPSNDGSIIRVAIPQLTEERRRELVKQAKGKGEDAKVTLRNIRRKANDELNRIKKDGEAGEDEVGRAEKDLDKTTSQYVTQIDELVKHKEGELLEV; encoded by the coding sequence GTGATTGACGAGGTTCTTCTCGACGCCGAGGAGAAGATGGAAAAGGCCGTGTCGGTCGCCCGCGATGACTTCGCGACGATTCGCACGGGCCGTGCCAACCCTGGAATGTTTCAGCGGGTTGTCATCGACTACTACGGCACCATCACCCCCATCACGCAGATCGCCGGCATCAACGTGCCCGAGGCCCGCCTGGTGGTCATCAAGCCGTACGAGGCCAATCAGCTCAAGGCCATCGAGGAGGCGATCCGCAACTCGGACCTGGGCCTGAACCCGAGCAACGACGGCAGCATCATTCGCGTTGCCATTCCGCAGCTCACCGAGGAACGTCGTCGCGAGCTCGTCAAGCAGGCCAAGGGCAAGGGCGAGGACGCCAAGGTGACCCTGCGCAACATCCGGCGTAAGGCCAATGACGAACTGAACCGGATCAAGAAGGACGGCGAGGCCGGCGAGGACGAAGTGGGCCGCGCGGAAAAGGATCTGGACAAGACCACCTCCCAGTACGTGACTCAGATCGATGAGTTGGTGAAGCACAAAGAAGGCGAGTTACTGGAGGTCTAG
- the helR gene encoding RNA polymerase recycling motor ATPase HelR: protein MNENGNGEVQLTTYEEELESEREYIAGLYVRLDAERARVKGRYRSTLRAPVDQQNGAAMVERDDEVRALASQAQRLDVADDGLCFGRLDAVSGERSYVGRIGLLDETNDYEPLLIDWRAPAAQAFYIATGANPENTRRRRQFRTRGRHVDAFSDEILGRPDSEDRDGERGSMSDAALLAAVNAPRGNGMRDIVATIQAEQDRIIRLDHPGVLVIEGGPGTGKTVVALHRVAYLLYTQRKRMERHGVLVVGPNAAFLSHISRVLPSLGETNVVFTTAGDLLPGLKVTAEDGAEAARLKGSLQILDVLAAAVADRQRTPVEPLRIQLTDVSVRIDADIAQWAIEEARASRLPHNEARTVFTDVLTWAITERAIPRIGKGWLTREDRKAWEHLRAELLDELGDHEGFAAALDELWPMLTPEMLLSELYTSPERLRAAGADPALARPVGDAWTVSDIPLLDELVDLVGRDKAAEEAAEQERRAEAEYAAGVLDLMTGREDMMDDEDHLFATDLLGAEDLAERFTERDTRDLVERASADRDWTYGHIVIDEAQELSEMDWRVLMRRCPSRSFTVVGDLAQRRSVAGATSWDAILAPYVPGRWLYRSLSVNYRTPAEIMAVAAALLAEFAPGVQPPESVRSCGVRPWSRHLTEGELSKAIEEFTSDEDAREGTSVVIGPPGVPGTVPASETKGLEFDAVLVVEPERILADGPRGAAELYVALTRATQRLGVLHVAPLPQALVGLTETTVGPGSVRRVVPTSVAQ, encoded by the coding sequence ATGAATGAGAACGGAAACGGGGAAGTCCAGTTGACGACATACGAGGAAGAACTGGAATCCGAGCGGGAGTACATCGCTGGGCTCTATGTGCGGCTCGACGCCGAGCGTGCGCGCGTTAAGGGGCGATACCGCAGCACCCTGCGTGCGCCTGTCGATCAGCAGAACGGTGCGGCCATGGTCGAGCGCGACGACGAGGTGCGCGCACTGGCCAGTCAGGCGCAACGCTTGGATGTCGCCGACGACGGACTGTGCTTCGGCCGGCTGGATGCCGTCTCGGGAGAGCGGTCCTACGTCGGACGCATCGGTCTTCTGGACGAGACGAATGACTACGAACCACTGCTGATCGATTGGCGGGCTCCGGCAGCGCAGGCCTTCTACATCGCCACCGGGGCCAACCCGGAAAACACTCGGCGCCGGCGCCAATTTCGGACTCGGGGACGTCACGTAGATGCGTTCTCCGACGAAATCCTGGGCCGTCCCGACAGTGAAGATCGCGACGGCGAACGCGGAAGCATGAGTGATGCGGCGCTGCTCGCGGCCGTGAACGCACCGCGCGGCAACGGCATGCGCGACATCGTGGCGACCATCCAGGCCGAGCAGGACAGGATCATCCGGCTCGATCATCCTGGCGTGCTGGTCATCGAGGGCGGTCCCGGCACAGGCAAAACCGTCGTGGCGCTGCACCGCGTCGCCTACCTGCTGTACACCCAGCGCAAGCGGATGGAACGCCACGGTGTGCTGGTTGTGGGCCCGAATGCGGCCTTCCTCAGCCATATTTCGCGGGTCCTGCCGTCGTTGGGCGAGACGAACGTGGTGTTCACGACGGCGGGAGATCTGCTGCCCGGTCTGAAGGTGACGGCGGAGGATGGAGCGGAGGCCGCGCGTCTCAAGGGCTCGCTGCAGATTCTTGACGTGCTCGCGGCTGCGGTCGCGGATCGGCAGCGGACCCCCGTGGAACCACTGCGCATCCAGCTCACCGACGTTTCGGTGCGCATCGATGCCGATATAGCGCAGTGGGCCATCGAGGAGGCGCGTGCGAGCAGGCTCCCGCACAACGAGGCGCGAACGGTCTTCACCGACGTACTGACGTGGGCGATCACGGAGCGGGCGATCCCACGTATCGGCAAGGGGTGGCTCACACGCGAGGACCGCAAGGCATGGGAGCACCTGCGCGCGGAGCTGCTGGATGAACTCGGGGATCACGAGGGATTCGCCGCCGCACTCGACGAGCTATGGCCGATGCTGACGCCGGAGATGCTCTTGTCGGAGCTGTACACCTCACCGGAGCGGCTGCGCGCTGCCGGTGCGGATCCGGCACTGGCACGCCCTGTCGGTGACGCATGGACGGTCTCAGACATACCCCTGCTCGATGAGCTTGTCGACCTGGTGGGCCGCGATAAGGCCGCAGAGGAGGCGGCTGAACAGGAGCGCAGGGCCGAGGCCGAGTACGCGGCCGGGGTGTTGGACCTGATGACCGGCCGTGAAGACATGATGGACGACGAAGACCACCTCTTCGCCACCGATCTGCTCGGCGCCGAGGACCTCGCGGAACGATTCACCGAACGTGACACCCGCGACCTGGTCGAACGCGCCTCGGCCGACCGGGACTGGACGTACGGGCACATCGTGATCGACGAGGCGCAGGAGCTGTCCGAAATGGACTGGCGAGTTTTGATGCGCCGGTGTCCAAGCCGCTCGTTCACGGTGGTCGGGGACCTGGCTCAGCGCCGATCGGTGGCCGGTGCCACCTCCTGGGACGCGATTCTGGCCCCGTATGTGCCGGGACGCTGGCTGTACCGGTCGTTGTCGGTGAACTACCGCACCCCAGCAGAGATCATGGCCGTCGCCGCGGCGCTGCTTGCCGAGTTCGCACCGGGCGTCCAGCCACCCGAATCCGTCCGTTCCTGTGGCGTGCGCCCCTGGTCGAGACATCTCACCGAGGGCGAATTATCAAAAGCCATCGAGGAATTCACGAGCGATGAAGACGCTCGGGAGGGCACGAGTGTGGTGATCGGGCCACCGGGTGTACCCGGCACGGTGCCCGCCTCCGAGACCAAGGGCCTGGAGTTCGACGCGGTGCTGGTCGTGGAGCCGGAACGGATCCTGGCGGATGGGCCGCGCGGTGCGGCCGAGCTCTATGTGGCGCTCACCCGCGCCACACAGCGTCTGGGCGTGCTGCACGTGGCGCCGTTGCCGCAAGCTCTCGTCGGCCTCACCGAAACCACAGTCGGCCCCGGCTCGGTTCGCCGGGTCGTGCCAACGAGCGTCGCCCAATAA
- a CDS encoding phosphatidate cytidylyltransferase, with translation MGDTDAAPAPGNSPAPPSGTKSRAGRNLPAAIGVGAVLAAMIIFSLLYQKEIWVGIISVFLGIAMWEVTKRLRQADISVPFIPLFVGGQAMIWLTWPWGTAGALGAFGATVVVCMIWRLVGHGLNQQPVNYLRDVAITVFVAAWIPLFASFGALLVYPENGAEQVFCLMLGVTFSDIGGYAAGVLFGKHPMAPAISPKKSWEGLAGSLLVGTTASTLAVTFLLGHHPFVGVALGIMLVITGTLGDLVESQVKRDLGIKDMGTLLPGHGGIMDRLDSLLPSAVATWIVLTLFI, from the coding sequence ATGGGAGATACCGACGCGGCTCCGGCCCCCGGCAACAGCCCTGCGCCCCCTTCGGGGACGAAGTCCCGGGCCGGACGCAATTTGCCGGCGGCCATCGGCGTCGGCGCTGTTCTCGCCGCCATGATCATTTTCTCGCTGCTGTACCAGAAGGAGATCTGGGTCGGCATCATCTCGGTCTTCCTCGGCATCGCGATGTGGGAGGTGACCAAGCGGCTGCGCCAGGCCGACATCTCGGTGCCATTCATCCCGCTCTTCGTTGGTGGGCAGGCCATGATCTGGCTGACCTGGCCGTGGGGGACCGCCGGAGCGTTGGGTGCGTTTGGCGCTACCGTCGTGGTCTGCATGATCTGGCGCCTGGTCGGGCACGGGTTGAACCAGCAGCCGGTGAACTATCTGCGCGATGTCGCCATCACGGTGTTCGTCGCCGCGTGGATCCCGCTGTTCGCATCCTTCGGCGCGCTTCTGGTCTATCCGGAAAATGGCGCTGAGCAGGTCTTCTGCCTCATGCTCGGGGTCACCTTCTCCGACATCGGAGGGTATGCGGCCGGTGTGCTGTTCGGTAAGCATCCGATGGCACCCGCAATCAGTCCCAAGAAATCCTGGGAGGGCTTGGCCGGCTCGCTCCTGGTGGGCACGACCGCATCGACCCTGGCGGTGACCTTCCTGCTGGGTCACCATCCCTTTGTCGGTGTGGCACTGGGCATCATGCTCGTCATCACGGGAACCCTCGGCGACTTGGTCGAGTCGCAGGTCAAGCGCGACTTGGGCATCAAGGACATGGGCACGCTGCTGCCCGGACACGGCGGCATCATGGACCGTCTGGACTCGTTGCTGCCTTCCGCGGTGGCCACCTGGATCGTGTTGACGCTCTTTATCTAG